In the genome of Maridesulfovibrio bastinii DSM 16055, the window ACACCTGATTCTGGCTCTATGCGGTGACACCTAAGACTTAGTTCTCCAGACTTGATTTGCAAATCGTTGTTACCGAAGGTTACACAATTCTCTAATGGGCCACCTTTTTTACCTAACTCGATTATTCTTTGAGAATATCCATCCCAAAAAGATCCGCCAAAAGTATACTCAGTTAAAAATCTGTCTAGATTCATGATAGTTACCGAGGTTGAGGCGGCATCTTTAAAAGCCTTTAAGAGATGATCATCAAAAAGAGATTGAAGTTCAGTAAGTTGTGATTTCTTAATTTTTGACATTTAGTACCTGTTTTTATAAAAGTTAATTGAATGAACTTTTTTTATATAAAAATTAACCAAATGTCAAATTATTCACCTCTAAATATCTAGTAAGCCCATTTCTTCTTTAACGCTTTCAGATGTAATCCTAATTGGTTTACGTTTTAGAGTAATGAGAACGCCTTCAGCAACCCAATTTCTTATTTTTCTTTCTGAGACATTAAGACAGAAAGCGGCTTCATCCGGGCGTAAAAACTTTTTGTTTAATAGAGCAGCAATTTTATCTACTGGTTGCGGATTAGCATTATTATTGGTTGATGATTCTGTCGGCAAAACAAGCTGAAAACCTCGTATATCTTTTGGTGTACAACGTCTGTTACACCCCAGACAGTGCATAATCGGCCAATTACATATCCAGTAAGCACGCTCCGGCTTTTCACATTTCAGCCTGTCATAGACGACAGGATCAATCACACCGTCGTACTGCTCAAACCCGTCGGCCAACATCTTTCTAAGTGTCCGGCAAAGAGTGCTGTTCATATCCTTACCTCCGTACACAAATAAAATTTACTGAAACCATAACCACTGACCCAAATCCGCCACCGGCCATCAACTCCTTGAATCGGATCTGATCCCGTGATGCCCATTGTCCAGCTATTCAGACCTTGCACAGATACACGCTGCCTGCGCTTTAACTGCGGCTTTGGTTCTGTTTTTGGCTCTACAAGACCTAATTGTTCCATCACAACCTCACCAATCTGGGATGGAGTAAGAAAAGTATATTTGTTGTCCTTGCAGTACCAGATGCGGTCTATACGCAAGCGAAAAAGTCCTTCTTTAGCCCCGGGTTTATCCCACTGTTCGGCTGGAAAAATTTCAATTTTTGGGCCGATTTTGTGCAGTGTATGGCATAAAATATGTGCTGATTTCTTTTGCTTCATTTTATAGACACTCAATCTGAGAAAATTTTCATAACTGCGTTTGCCTGAGACCTAAAAAGTTTGTCACACTGATGACATTCACCTTTTTTACTACATATACAGCAGGCTTTTGATTTGATGGCCTTGAAAACTGATTCACTTTTGTCCTCACCGGACAGGGCCATCCTGATTTTCTTAACCTGTCGTTCCATATTTCCGGGGTACTTCCCATTCAGAACAAGATAGACTGTAGGCCTGTTCAAATGCTGATTTCTGCGGCAGAACCTATGGA includes:
- a CDS encoding helix-turn-helix domain-containing protein, translating into MNSTLCRTLRKMLADGFEQYDGVIDPVVYDRLKCEKPERAYWICNWPIMHCLGCNRRCTPKDIRGFQLVLPTESSTNNNANPQPVDKIAALLNKKFLRPDEAAFCLNVSERKIRNWVAEGVLITLKRKPIRITSESVKEEMGLLDI